The following are from one region of the Bdellovibrionales bacterium genome:
- a CDS encoding carbonic anhydrase family protein — MMVFRILAIIALSYVISACRSKPAVQEETTEPPVAEAPAAAPTAATAATPANPLPWSYEGDKGAQSWASINPDYILCGKGKNQSPINLKWKKPTKKGPRMDFSYGPSAVRVENLGYTAGVNVTGNNQLLYKGQVYRLEKMEFHSPSEHNLSGNSLAMEMQLIHKAVNGDKIAIVSIFGIEGNENSMINMVLNKLMEPPSDLQIDLAQIIPPSRTHYNYVGSLTTPPCSEGVEWIIFNTPMELSRDQIMAFRSKFPANNRPLQESKNRKVNNY; from the coding sequence ATGATGGTTTTTCGTATTTTAGCAATTATTGCTTTATCTTATGTAATCAGCGCCTGCCGCAGTAAGCCTGCGGTTCAAGAAGAAACAACGGAGCCACCGGTGGCAGAAGCCCCAGCCGCTGCTCCCACGGCCGCCACAGCAGCGACTCCCGCCAATCCGCTTCCTTGGTCTTACGAGGGCGATAAAGGGGCGCAGTCTTGGGCCAGTATCAACCCCGACTACATTCTTTGTGGCAAAGGCAAAAATCAATCTCCGATCAATCTCAAGTGGAAAAAGCCGACGAAAAAAGGGCCACGCATGGATTTTAGCTACGGACCTTCGGCGGTTCGTGTCGAAAACCTCGGCTACACTGCGGGCGTCAATGTCACGGGCAACAATCAACTTCTTTACAAAGGCCAAGTTTACAGACTGGAAAAAATGGAGTTTCACTCTCCCAGCGAACACAACTTGAGTGGAAATTCTTTGGCCATGGAAATGCAATTGATTCACAAAGCGGTCAACGGCGATAAAATCGCGATCGTTTCGATCTTTGGAATTGAGGGGAATGAGAACTCGATGATCAACATGGTGCTTAATAAGCTCATGGAACCACCATCAGATCTTCAGATCGATCTCGCTCAGATCATCCCTCCATCTCGCACGCATTATAACTATGTCGGGTCATTGACAACTCCTCCTTGCTCCGAGGGTGTGGAGTGGATTATCTTCAACACGCCAATGGAATTATCGAGAGACCAAATCATGGCCTTCCGATCTAAATTCCCGGCCAACAATCGCCCTCTTCAGGAGAGCAAAAACCGCAAGGTGAACAACTACTAG